In uncultured Ilyobacter sp., a genomic segment contains:
- a CDS encoding amino acid ABC transporter permease, protein METQGMLIYILGGLKLTALLYIATGVLALPLGLILSLGGVSKSVFVRRGIALYTWIFRGSPLLLQLFFVYYGLPVMGITLTPFTAASLTFILNYSAYTCEILRGCIQSIPKGQYEASRVLGMNYFKTMRHVILPQALRMSLPALSNEAVNLVKDTALISSIGMAEILRNSKEIVARDFTIMPFILCGLIYLAVSSIIIIIFKRAEEKYEIIY, encoded by the coding sequence ATGGAAACGCAGGGTATGCTTATCTATATACTAGGCGGGCTAAAGTTAACAGCCCTCCTGTATATTGCCACAGGAGTTTTGGCCCTTCCCCTGGGACTTATTCTGTCTTTAGGAGGAGTTTCTAAAAGTGTATTTGTCAGAAGAGGTATTGCCCTCTATACCTGGATATTTAGAGGTAGTCCTCTTCTCCTTCAATTATTTTTCGTCTACTATGGATTACCAGTTATGGGTATCACACTTACCCCCTTTACCGCGGCTTCACTTACATTTATCCTAAACTACTCTGCTTACACCTGTGAAATTTTAAGAGGATGTATCCAGAGTATTCCAAAGGGTCAATATGAGGCTTCTAGAGTACTTGGGATGAATTATTTTAAGACCATGAGACATGTCATATTGCCTCAAGCTCTCAGAATGTCTCTACCTGCCTTATCCAATGAGGCGGTAAACCTGGTTAAGGATACTGCATTAATATCCTCTATAGGAATGGCTGAAATCCTTAGAAACTCTAAAGAGATCGTTGCTAGAGACTTCACCATAATGCCTTTTATTTTATGCGGACTTATATACTTAGCAGTGTCTTCTATAATTATAATCATATTTAAAAGAGCTGAAGAAAAATACGAGATAATATACTAA
- a CDS encoding amino acid ABC transporter substrate-binding protein → MKKIVLIFLATIALLGCGKKSTDSYDKIKEQGKFIVGLDDTFAPMGFRDESGEIVGFDIDLAKEVASRMGVEAEFSPREWSSIVFELKSGNIDMVWNGMTITPERQEQIAFSEPYFANDQIIMTLAGSPIQTAEDLKGKIIGVQLGSSSYTLVMKNPISESASEIKKYATNAEALMDLEAKRIDAVVMDVIVGEYYAAKKEAREGKDIFRSLDKALGKEEFGVGLRKEDEKLKKEIDKILDEMKKDGTFDTIHDKWFGGKEA, encoded by the coding sequence ATGAAGAAAATCGTATTAATTTTTTTAGCTACAATAGCACTCTTAGGGTGTGGAAAGAAAAGCACAGATTCTTATGACAAAATCAAAGAACAGGGTAAATTTATAGTGGGTCTAGATGATACTTTTGCTCCAATGGGATTCAGAGACGAAAGTGGAGAAATTGTAGGATTCGATATTGATCTGGCAAAAGAAGTGGCAAGCAGAATGGGTGTAGAGGCTGAGTTTTCTCCTCGTGAATGGAGCAGCATAGTATTTGAATTAAAGAGTGGAAATATAGACATGGTTTGGAACGGAATGACAATAACTCCTGAAAGACAAGAGCAGATAGCATTTTCTGAACCTTACTTTGCAAATGATCAGATTATAATGACTTTAGCTGGCAGCCCAATACAAACAGCAGAAGACCTAAAGGGAAAAATCATAGGAGTACAGCTTGGAAGCAGCAGCTACACACTTGTTATGAAGAACCCTATCTCAGAAAGTGCATCTGAAATCAAAAAATACGCTACTAATGCCGAAGCTCTTATGGACCTTGAGGCAAAAAGAATCGACGCAGTAGTAATGGATGTAATTGTAGGAGAATATTATGCGGCTAAAAAAGAAGCTAGAGAGGGAAAAGATATTTTCAGATCTTTAGATAAGGCCCTAGGTAAAGAAGAATTCGGTGTAGGACTTAGAAAAGAAGATGAAAAATTAAAGAAAGAGATTGATAAAATTCTTGACGAAATGAAAAAAGACGGAACTTTTGACACGATCCACGACAAGTGGTTTGGTGGCAAGGAGGCGTAA
- a CDS encoding sodium-dependent transporter yields MKGKKGVYTASLGLIGSAIGLGNLWRFPYMVGKNGGGAFLIVYLCFVVLLGIPLMVGEFILGRSSHSGIVGAFKNFTPGKPWYLAGGLGILTSSLILGFYGVVGGWSLRFFYLSSTNALINKNPEELGDAFRSFIASPADPIFWQVLFMVITALVLISKIEGSIEKITKIMMPMLFLIIMVLCMKALVLPEIGKGMAFFLKPNFSGITAGGIQAAMGQAFFSLSIGMGVLITYGSFMKSDENLLVSALHVIGTDTVVAFLIGVVVFPVAFTYGIEPGSGPGLIFTTLSSLFNEIPGGYGLGVMFFLLLFLAALTTAISLLESVVACLNNQCKLPRNTSVLIATVIITMLGAVTSLSLGIWGDSNIFYILDYISVDVLLPIMAMLTSFYLGYVLELKVMEEEMSNEGVQFKYTKLLQIMLKFVCPVIIITVLLIGLLLN; encoded by the coding sequence ATGAAAGGAAAAAAGGGTGTTTATACAGCAAGCCTAGGTTTGATCGGATCAGCTATAGGTCTTGGGAATCTCTGGAGATTTCCGTATATGGTTGGAAAAAATGGCGGGGGAGCTTTTCTTATAGTCTATCTTTGCTTTGTAGTTTTGCTTGGAATCCCGCTTATGGTAGGTGAGTTTATACTTGGAAGAAGTTCACATTCTGGTATCGTAGGAGCTTTTAAAAATTTCACTCCCGGGAAACCTTGGTATCTAGCAGGCGGTTTGGGAATACTTACCTCTAGTCTTATACTGGGTTTTTACGGTGTTGTAGGAGGGTGGTCATTAAGATTTTTCTACCTTTCTTCTACTAATGCACTTATCAACAAGAATCCAGAGGAGTTAGGGGATGCCTTTAGAAGTTTTATTGCTTCACCTGCAGACCCTATATTCTGGCAGGTTTTATTTATGGTGATAACGGCTCTTGTACTTATAAGTAAGATAGAGGGAAGCATAGAAAAAATAACAAAAATAATGATGCCAATGCTTTTTCTTATAATAATGGTTCTCTGCATGAAGGCACTTGTCCTTCCTGAGATCGGAAAGGGAATGGCATTTTTTCTGAAACCTAATTTTTCAGGGATTACTGCAGGCGGAATACAGGCTGCCATGGGTCAGGCATTTTTCAGTCTGAGTATAGGGATGGGAGTGCTTATAACATACGGATCTTTTATGAAAAGTGATGAAAATCTCCTGGTTTCAGCTCTTCATGTAATTGGTACAGATACAGTTGTGGCCTTTTTGATAGGAGTGGTTGTTTTTCCAGTAGCCTTTACTTATGGCATAGAACCTGGGTCGGGGCCTGGCCTTATATTTACAACTCTGTCGTCTTTATTTAATGAGATACCGGGAGGCTACGGATTAGGAGTTATGTTCTTTTTACTGCTATTTTTGGCGGCTTTGACTACAGCCATCTCTTTGCTTGAGTCAGTAGTGGCGTGTCTAAATAATCAGTGTAAGTTACCGAGAAATACAAGTGTCTTAATTGCAACTGTAATTATAACAATGCTAGGGGCTGTGACTTCATTATCTCTTGGTATTTGGGGAGACAGCAATATATTTTATATCTTAGATTATATAAGTGTGGACGTTTTACTTCCTATTATGGCTATGCTGACCTCTTTTTACCTGGGATATGTTTTGGAATTAAAAGTAATGGAAGAGGAAATGTCAAATGAGGGTGTTCAGTTTAAATATACAAAGCTTTTACAAATTATGCTAAAATTTGTATGCCCTGTTATTATAATTACTGTGCTGCTGATTGGATTGTTGCTAAATTAG
- a CDS encoding DUF1385 domain-containing protein → MKNKDITVGGQAVIEGVMMKGSKNLATAVRKPNGEIVYRKTEISSKSGKYSKLPFIRGSIILFSTLILGTKELTFSANQADDTEEELSDKELFMTVAFALLLGVGLFMVLPSAIGGLLFSANKLYANILEAFLRLLFFVVYIWAISFSKDIRRVFEYHGAEHKSIYAFENGLELTPDNAKQYTTLHPRCGTSFLLIVMLCSIFVFSIADFIIPTPATMWGRIGLKAVLRVLFMPAIAGLSYEFQRYTSRNLHKKWVKTLASPGLLLQKITTKEPDLDQLEVAIVALRVAMGETVDNAVEIENKNLKVKEEHA, encoded by the coding sequence ATGAAAAATAAAGATATCACTGTAGGCGGACAGGCTGTCATAGAGGGCGTAATGATGAAAGGTTCTAAGAACCTGGCTACAGCAGTTAGAAAACCTAACGGTGAAATAGTTTATAGAAAGACAGAGATTTCAAGCAAAAGTGGAAAATATTCTAAACTTCCCTTTATAAGAGGATCTATAATCTTATTTAGCACCCTTATTTTAGGGACAAAAGAACTAACTTTTTCTGCTAATCAAGCAGATGATACAGAGGAGGAGCTTAGTGATAAAGAGCTTTTTATGACTGTGGCATTTGCACTTTTACTGGGAGTAGGACTATTTATGGTTCTTCCTTCGGCTATAGGGGGCTTATTGTTTTCAGCGAACAAGCTTTATGCCAATATTCTAGAAGCCTTTTTAAGACTGCTGTTTTTCGTGGTATACATCTGGGCAATATCTTTTTCAAAGGATATCAGAAGAGTCTTTGAATACCACGGTGCAGAACATAAATCTATATATGCATTCGAAAACGGTCTAGAGCTTACTCCTGACAATGCAAAACAATATACAACTCTTCATCCTAGGTGCGGTACAAGTTTTCTATTGATTGTGATGCTCTGCTCTATATTTGTATTTTCCATTGCAGACTTTATAATCCCAACACCTGCAACTATGTGGGGTCGTATTGGGCTGAAAGCGGTTCTGAGAGTTCTTTTTATGCCTGCTATAGCTGGATTGTCCTATGAATTTCAAAGATATACCAGCAGAAATCTTCATAAAAAGTGGGTAAAAACCTTGGCTTCACCTGGTCTGCTTTTACAAAAGATAACCACCAAAGAGCCTGATTTAGATCAGTTAGAGGTTGCTATAGTGGCCCTTAGAGTGGCAATGGGAGAAACTGTAGACAACGCAGTTGAAATAGAAAATAAAAACCTTAAAGTAAAAGAAGAGCACGCTTAG
- a CDS encoding diguanylate cyclase, with translation MNKTAGKYIKTKYFLYIFAPFFILTFIFFMVIRNSSIKNEIDQIKISEKISLESVHEIVLNDLSSVTSDILYLSQNISLYKNLEKSSLDFNETAEEYLNFIKYKKIYDQIRYIDNSGLEKIRVNYDAGNPIIVEKSELQNKEDRYYFKNSIKLNKGEIFMSYFDLNVEDKKIELPYKPVLRFATPVFDKSGKKQGIVIVNYLGKNIINDIRKNSDLNNSNSYSMINSSSYYLLHQDKNKEWGFMFDEKKSINMINDKPKLWEEIKKNQMGQLFLDNSLFTYIKINPTENEYILFTKTQDNIQSKTSQEYRWVILSTIPKEHFIKIKSEINQRLLWKLCTISIFIAFVSSLYSKSKYSEFLGLEMIKEKNSELTEKNREIEIQKETLKKMNSYLEEKNEQLFLHSTVDPLTKTYSRRYFSELFSKELTKSKRHPLPLCCIIFDIDHFKKINDNYGHLAGDYILQAISKVIHGKIRNEDIFGRYGGDEFLIALPETDLKAGVIVAEKIRKTISEETFIFSETSIKVTLSMGISAVDDSVDTTEAVINNSDSALYVAKRKGRNRVEIYHRS, from the coding sequence ATGAATAAAACAGCAGGTAAATATATCAAAACAAAATATTTTCTTTATATTTTCGCCCCTTTCTTTATTTTGACTTTTATTTTCTTCATGGTTATCAGGAATTCTAGTATAAAAAACGAGATAGATCAAATCAAAATATCTGAAAAAATTTCTTTGGAATCAGTTCATGAAATTGTCCTAAATGATCTTTCTAGTGTGACTTCAGATATTCTTTATCTTTCTCAAAACATCTCTTTGTATAAAAATTTAGAGAAATCTTCTTTAGATTTCAATGAGACTGCTGAAGAATACCTAAACTTTATAAAATACAAAAAAATTTACGATCAAATAAGATATATAGATAACTCAGGCCTTGAAAAAATAAGGGTTAATTATGATGCTGGAAATCCAATTATTGTAGAAAAGTCAGAATTACAAAATAAAGAGGATCGTTACTATTTTAAAAATTCCATCAAATTAAACAAAGGCGAGATTTTCATGTCTTATTTTGATCTTAATGTGGAAGATAAAAAGATAGAATTACCTTATAAACCAGTGCTTCGATTTGCCACTCCTGTATTTGATAAATCAGGAAAAAAACAAGGTATAGTTATCGTAAACTATCTTGGAAAAAACATAATAAATGATATAAGAAAGAACTCTGATCTTAATAATTCCAATTCTTATTCAATGATAAACAGTAGTTCATATTATCTACTACATCAAGACAAAAACAAAGAATGGGGATTTATGTTTGATGAAAAAAAATCTATCAATATGATAAATGATAAGCCAAAATTATGGGAAGAGATCAAAAAAAACCAAATGGGACAGCTCTTTTTAGACAATAGCCTTTTTACTTATATAAAAATAAATCCCACAGAAAATGAGTATATTTTATTTACAAAGACCCAGGACAATATTCAGAGCAAAACCTCCCAAGAATACCGTTGGGTAATTTTATCAACTATACCTAAAGAACACTTTATAAAAATTAAATCTGAAATTAATCAAAGACTGCTTTGGAAATTATGTACTATATCTATTTTTATCGCTTTTGTATCCTCTCTTTATTCAAAATCAAAATATTCAGAATTCCTGGGTCTTGAGATGATAAAGGAAAAAAACTCAGAGCTGACAGAAAAAAACAGAGAGATTGAAATTCAAAAAGAAACTCTAAAAAAAATGAACAGTTATCTTGAAGAAAAAAACGAACAACTTTTTTTACACTCCACAGTAGACCCTCTGACAAAAACCTACAGCAGACGGTACTTTTCAGAACTTTTTTCAAAAGAACTGACAAAATCAAAAAGACATCCTCTACCTCTTTGCTGTATAATCTTTGATATTGATCACTTTAAAAAGATCAATGATAACTATGGTCATCTTGCAGGAGATTATATTCTCCAAGCCATAAGTAAAGTTATTCATGGGAAAATACGAAACGAGGATATCTTTGGAAGATACGGTGGCGATGAATTTCTAATTGCCTTACCTGAAACAGATTTGAAAGCCGGAGTAATAGTTGCAGAAAAAATAAGAAAGACAATCTCTGAAGAAACTTTTATTTTCAGTGAAACTAGTATCAAGGTAACACTGAGCATGGGAATATCTGCCGTAGATGATTCTGTTGACACAACAGAAGCTGTTATCAATAATTCTGATTCGGCTCTTTATGTTGCTAAAAGAAAGGGAAGAAACAGGGTAGAAATATACCACAGAAGTTAG
- a CDS encoding amino acid permease, protein MNLKKELGFWEVFSIASGAMISSGIFILPGIAFEKAGPSIILSYFLGGILALSGILNVIELATAMPKAGGDYFFVMRTLGPLVGTVSGVLSWFALSLKSAFAILGIASFIDGIFYGSVTANDMFFISIFVTLFFMILNIVGVDVAARFEVTLVVILICVMVLYVVIGSSSIDFSRYTPFISSFENGKIKEVFPLFKNPGIHKIVGTTSLIFVSFGGLLKATTVAEEVKDAGNNITKGMIASIMTITILYVLMLTVTVGNIDGGDLAGSLSPISDTAKITFGTWGYYLINFSALLAFFTTANAGIMAASRYPMALSRDGLVPPIMSTVNIKFKTPVLSILFTGAFIMLSLMLPLELLAKTASAVILLAYMLTSLCVIILRESNVRNYKPIFKAPLYPWLQISCIIIFNYFMFSLGWKVLKINVLLIIISILIYFLYGKKRTSQEYALLHLLLRITENLGLKHGLEEELRDIIHERDEVELDEFDRLIKNAQILDLKGPITLDELFDIEAKHLTSVVDKPEDELIKLFNDREREFSTAITDFTAIPHIVVDEKDLFYLMVVRCREGIRFNEKRDSVKAVFLFISSPTLRKTHLRTLASIASLTREESYEMKWMSAKNENYLRDMILLSKRERIHHKF, encoded by the coding sequence ATGAACTTAAAAAAAGAACTAGGATTCTGGGAAGTTTTCAGTATAGCCAGCGGGGCTATGATCAGTTCAGGTATATTTATTCTGCCTGGAATAGCTTTTGAAAAAGCAGGTCCGAGTATAATACTATCTTATTTTTTAGGTGGTATTCTTGCTCTTTCTGGGATACTCAATGTTATAGAATTAGCCACTGCAATGCCAAAGGCTGGCGGTGACTATTTTTTCGTTATGAGAACTTTGGGACCCTTGGTTGGAACCGTATCAGGAGTTTTAAGTTGGTTTGCCCTGTCCCTGAAGAGTGCCTTTGCAATTCTGGGTATAGCAAGTTTTATCGACGGTATTTTTTACGGGTCTGTGACGGCCAATGATATGTTCTTTATATCCATATTCGTTACACTTTTTTTCATGATACTAAATATAGTGGGGGTAGATGTTGCTGCTAGGTTTGAAGTGACTTTGGTTGTTATTTTAATATGTGTAATGGTGTTATATGTGGTGATAGGTTCAAGTTCTATAGATTTTTCAAGATATACTCCATTTATATCCTCTTTTGAAAATGGAAAAATAAAAGAGGTTTTTCCTTTATTTAAAAATCCAGGAATACATAAAATAGTCGGGACAACCTCTCTTATATTTGTTTCTTTCGGAGGGCTTTTGAAAGCAACCACTGTGGCAGAAGAGGTAAAAGATGCCGGGAATAATATAACTAAGGGGATGATTGCCTCTATAATGACTATAACGATATTATATGTACTCATGCTCACAGTTACCGTTGGAAATATCGACGGAGGGGATTTAGCCGGGTCACTTTCCCCTATATCAGACACAGCCAAAATAACCTTTGGAACATGGGGATATTACCTTATAAATTTTTCAGCTCTTTTAGCCTTTTTTACCACTGCAAATGCAGGGATAATGGCGGCGTCGAGGTATCCCATGGCTCTTTCTAGAGATGGACTTGTTCCTCCTATAATGAGTACGGTAAACATCAAATTTAAAACACCAGTTTTATCAATACTTTTTACAGGGGCATTCATAATGCTTTCTCTTATGCTTCCATTAGAATTACTTGCTAAAACTGCATCTGCAGTTATACTCTTGGCATACATGCTGACAAGTCTGTGTGTGATAATACTTCGAGAAAGTAATGTCAGAAATTATAAGCCTATATTTAAGGCACCCCTATACCCTTGGCTTCAAATAAGCTGCATAATAATATTCAATTATTTTATGTTTAGTCTAGGATGGAAGGTCCTAAAGATAAATGTTTTACTCATAATAATAAGCATACTGATCTATTTTCTCTATGGCAAGAAAAGAACTTCACAGGAATATGCACTTCTTCATCTCCTTTTAAGGATAACTGAGAATTTAGGACTAAAGCACGGTTTAGAAGAGGAGTTAAGGGATATAATACATGAAAGGGATGAGGTGGAGTTAGATGAATTTGACAGGCTTATAAAAAATGCCCAGATTTTGGATCTGAAAGGACCCATCACTTTAGATGAACTTTTCGATATAGAGGCTAAGCATTTGACAAGTGTAGTCGATAAACCAGAGGATGAACTTATAAAACTTTTCAATGACAGAGAGAGAGAGTTTAGTACTGCAATAACGGATTTTACAGCTATTCCGCATATAGTGGTAGATGAGAAAGACCTCTTTTATCTCATGGTTGTCAGATGCCGCGAAGGGATAAGATTCAACGAGAAAAGAGACTCTGTAAAGGCGGTATTTTTATTTATAAGCAGTCCAACCCTAAGAAAAACTCATCTCAGAACTTTAGCTTCTATAGCCTCTCTAACAAGAGAGGAAAGTTATGAGATGAAGTGGATGAGTGCCAAAAATGAAAATTATCTAAGAGACATGATTTTGCTGAGTAAAAGAGAAAGGATACACCATAAATTTTAA
- the glyA gene encoding serine hydroxymethyltransferase gives MNNLKNIDPEIYDVVLKEEDRQEYGLELIASENFVSKAVMEAAGSVLTNKYAEGYPDKRYYGGCQYVDVAEKLAIERAKKLFGAEYVNVQAHSGSQANMAVYKSLINIGDTILGMKLDHGGHLTHGMHVNFSGKDYKVVSYSVKKDDELIDYEEVRKLALEAKPKIIIAGASAYPRIIDFKKFREIADEVGAYLMVDMAHIAGLIVAGEHPNPVEHAHVVTTTTHKTLRGPRGGMILTNDEDIAKKVNKTIFPGIQGGPLMHVIAAKAVAFKEALQPEFKEYQVQVVKNAKVLAEELQKGGLRIVSGGTDNHMMLVDLTPKGLTGKVVEEGLGKAHITVNKNGIPYDTQKPMITSGVRIGTPALTTRGMKEEEMKKVASFILAVIDNIEDDAKIKEVGEEIKEFCKDFPLYR, from the coding sequence TTGAACAACCTTAAAAATATCGATCCAGAAATTTACGATGTTGTGTTAAAAGAGGAAGACAGACAGGAGTATGGTCTAGAGCTTATTGCTTCTGAAAATTTTGTATCAAAAGCTGTAATGGAAGCTGCAGGGAGTGTGCTTACAAACAAGTATGCTGAAGGGTACCCTGACAAAAGATATTATGGCGGATGCCAGTATGTAGATGTAGCGGAAAAACTAGCCATTGAAAGGGCAAAAAAATTGTTTGGTGCAGAATATGTAAATGTTCAGGCACATTCAGGTTCACAGGCTAACATGGCTGTGTATAAAAGTCTTATAAACATCGGAGACACTATACTTGGAATGAAGCTAGATCACGGAGGACATCTCACTCACGGAATGCATGTAAACTTTTCAGGTAAAGACTATAAGGTGGTTTCCTATAGCGTTAAAAAAGATGATGAACTTATAGACTATGAAGAAGTAAGAAAGTTAGCTCTTGAAGCTAAACCAAAAATAATAATAGCAGGGGCAAGTGCCTATCCTAGAATAATCGACTTTAAAAAATTCAGGGAGATCGCTGATGAAGTGGGAGCCTACTTAATGGTTGATATGGCACATATAGCTGGTCTAATAGTAGCGGGAGAGCATCCAAATCCAGTAGAGCATGCCCATGTAGTGACAACAACGACTCACAAGACCCTTAGGGGACCTCGTGGGGGAATGATACTCACAAATGACGAAGATATAGCAAAAAAAGTAAATAAAACAATATTCCCAGGTATCCAGGGCGGGCCACTTATGCATGTGATCGCAGCAAAGGCAGTGGCTTTCAAAGAAGCACTACAGCCTGAATTTAAAGAGTATCAGGTACAAGTGGTGAAGAATGCCAAGGTACTAGCAGAGGAGCTTCAAAAGGGAGGTCTAAGAATCGTCAGCGGCGGTACAGACAACCACATGATGTTAGTTGACCTTACACCTAAGGGACTTACAGGTAAGGTAGTAGAAGAGGGTCTAGGTAAGGCTCACATAACTGTAAATAAAAACGGGATCCCATATGACACTCAAAAGCCTATGATAACAAGTGGAGTAAGAATAGGAACTCCGGCTCTTACAACAAGAGGGATGAAAGAAGAAGAGATGAAAAAAGTTGCCTCATTTATACTAGCTGTAATAGATAATATCGAAGACGATGCTAAAATAAAAGAGGTAGGGGAAGAGATAAAAGAGTTTTGCAAAGATTTCCCACTTTATAGATAA
- the sfsA gene encoding DNA/RNA nuclease SfsA: protein MKKIYEIKCDQKGSFLERPNRFIAQVKLDDGSLETVHVHDSGRIKELLFEGNRVNIKSASNPKRKTKWDMISALSDDGEEILINSAYHRYISENIIRDPEISPFGNIDTLKAEVKYGGSRIDYMLSKDNQNIWVEVKGVSLSVDKVAMFPDAPSTRAQKHLKELMELLEKGERAAVLLLIFRNSDYFRPKWETDPVFSELFYEAREKGVEIYPVQLELRDGSINYKGLLPIGGREER, encoded by the coding sequence GTGAAAAAAATTTATGAGATAAAGTGCGACCAAAAAGGAAGTTTCCTAGAGAGGCCTAACAGGTTTATAGCCCAGGTAAAATTAGACGACGGATCATTAGAGACAGTTCATGTTCATGATTCAGGAAGGATAAAAGAACTTCTCTTTGAGGGAAATAGAGTGAATATAAAAAGTGCATCAAATCCAAAGCGAAAGACGAAGTGGGACATGATAAGTGCCTTAAGTGATGACGGGGAAGAGATCCTCATAAACTCTGCCTACCACCGGTATATATCGGAAAATATTATCCGTGATCCAGAAATTTCACCCTTTGGAAACATAGACACCCTAAAAGCTGAGGTTAAATACGGAGGCAGCAGGATAGACTATATGCTGAGTAAAGATAATCAGAATATCTGGGTGGAGGTAAAGGGAGTATCATTATCGGTAGACAAGGTGGCCATGTTTCCAGATGCACCTAGTACAAGGGCTCAAAAACACTTGAAAGAACTTATGGAGCTTCTAGAAAAAGGTGAGAGAGCTGCGGTGTTACTTCTTATTTTTAGGAATTCAGACTATTTCAGACCTAAGTGGGAAACAGATCCTGTATTTTCTGAGCTTTTTTACGAGGCAAGGGAAAAAGGTGTGGAAATTTATCCAGTTCAGCTAGAACTAAGGGATGGGAGTATAAATTATAAAGGTCTACTGCCTATAGGGGGTAGAGAGGAGAGATAG
- a CDS encoding cysteine-rich small domain-containing protein: MFESDGFNYKFVQNSKCEYFPCHDIKDKEKFNCLFCYCPLYMMGEECGGNFKYTEHGIKDCSKCVLPHIKDVGYDHIQEKMMTVIDMVKDEYLIKNGKNGG; this comes from the coding sequence TTGTTTGAGAGTGATGGTTTTAATTACAAATTTGTACAAAACAGTAAGTGTGAATATTTTCCATGCCACGATATAAAAGATAAGGAAAAATTCAACTGTCTGTTCTGCTACTGTCCCCTATACATGATGGGAGAAGAGTGCGGAGGTAATTTCAAATACACAGAACACGGAATAAAAGACTGTTCTAAATGTGTTCTCCCTCATATAAAAGATGTGGGCTATGATCATATCCAAGAAAAAATGATGACGGTTATAGATATGGTAAAGGATGAATATTTAATTAAAAATGGAAAAAACGGAGGCTAG
- the eam gene encoding glutamate 2,3-aminomutase, producing the protein MNKKREISLERASELKSRIEDYLSVRDSIPTGFSEKVQEQYKKSKEILMKHFGASEEQWNDYKWQLINRISDVETLGLIVDLTEKEKEEIKNVGETYRWAISPYYAALIDPENKYDSIRLLSVPTGSEAAHPEGESDPMGEEFTNPAGSITRRYPDRLIINTTNECAMYCRHCQRRRNIGETDTHKSDAVIMESIDYIRNNPEIRDVLLTGGDVLCLSDKRLEWILKELKSIPHVDYIRLGTRTLVTMPQRITDELVDMLKKYQPIYINTHLNHPKEITPEVKEACDKLANGGVSLGNQAVLLNGINNDKYVMRLLNHEMLKIRVRPYYIFHAKHVKGTLHFNTSVDDGIEIMEYLRGYTSGMAVPTYIINAPKGQGKTPIMPQYLVSRSKNSVKIRTWEGVVIDYENHQTVDIKEYL; encoded by the coding sequence ATGAACAAAAAACGTGAAATTTCTCTAGAGAGAGCCAGTGAACTAAAATCAAGAATTGAGGATTACCTCAGTGTAAGAGACTCTATCCCTACAGGTTTTTCAGAAAAAGTGCAGGAACAATATAAGAAATCAAAAGAAATTTTGATGAAGCATTTTGGAGCTTCTGAGGAACAGTGGAATGATTATAAATGGCAGCTTATAAATAGAATCAGTGACGTAGAAACACTCGGTCTTATTGTAGACCTCACTGAAAAAGAAAAAGAAGAGATCAAAAATGTAGGAGAGACTTATAGATGGGCTATTTCACCATATTATGCCGCTCTTATAGATCCTGAAAATAAATACGACTCAATTAGGCTTCTTTCTGTACCTACAGGCTCAGAAGCAGCTCACCCTGAAGGTGAATCAGATCCCATGGGAGAAGAATTTACAAATCCTGCTGGAAGTATAACAAGAAGATACCCAGACAGGTTAATTATAAATACTACCAATGAATGTGCAATGTACTGCAGACACTGCCAGAGAAGAAGAAATATAGGGGAAACTGACACCCATAAAAGTGACGCTGTCATAATGGAATCTATAGATTATATAAGAAATAATCCTGAAATAAGAGATGTCCTTCTCACAGGTGGAGATGTTCTATGCCTTTCTGACAAGAGGCTTGAGTGGATACTAAAAGAATTAAAAAGCATTCCTCACGTCGACTACATCAGGCTAGGAACAAGAACCTTAGTTACAATGCCCCAGAGAATAACTGACGAGCTTGTGGATATGCTAAAAAAATACCAGCCTATATATATAAACACACATTTAAACCATCCAAAGGAGATAACTCCAGAAGTTAAAGAGGCCTGTGATAAACTGGCCAATGGAGGTGTTTCTCTAGGGAATCAGGCTGTGCTTTTAAACGGGATAAATAATGATAAATATGTTATGAGACTCTTGAATCACGAGATGTTAAAGATAAGAGTAAGACCTTATTACATCTTCCATGCAAAACATGTCAAGGGAACTCTTCACTTTAACACATCTGTAGATGATGGTATAGAGATCATGGAATACCTGAGGGGTTATACATCTGGAATGGCCGTTCCTACATACATAATAAATGCTCCTAAGGGACAGGGTAAAACACCTATTATGCCTCAGTACCTGGTTTCTAGAAGTAAGAATTCAGTAAAGATAAGAACATGGGAAGGAGTGGTTATCGATTACGAAAACCACCAAACCGTTGATATAAAAGAATATTTATAG